TAGCTATAGCGTATGGATAGTACAAGTTTTGAAGAGATATATCCGGATTATATTTAGGATATGAAGTACTTTCTTCGAAACTCTGTTTATAACCTAATGTTAACTGAAATGAATGAAAATTTAGGTTCAGGTTTATTTCGGGTTTTTTGGTATGTTTTTGATATATAGGTGTTTGTGCTGTTATTTAAAGTTTTTGAAAGTAATGCATGTATATAAGTCCTGTTTATTTATTTAAAAAAAACGTACCTGCTTGTTGAAAAGAATTGTATTTTTACGGTTTATTGGGATAGGAATGGTGCCTTGGACTGATTATTGCTGTGCCAAAGCATTATAGAAATTTTTAATACCATATCAATCTTTATTCAGCAGAATATATGAATATCAATTTATCGAGAGCTTTTTTCTTTTCACTGCTTCTTCTTTCCCTGATCGGAATGTTTTCCTGCGGGTCGCGCAAAGAGATTATTTATCTACAGCCTGACTCTACTCAGATCAGTACAATTTATCAGCAGCATATTCCCAAGATTCAGCCGAACGATATTTTGGCGATCTCGGTTTCAGCAGCAGATATAAAAGCTACCCAGCCTTTTAATCAACAGAATGTGTATCAGATGAGTGCTGGGTCCGCTACAGATATGGCTTTTAAACCTACCTATACTGTTGATGACAACGGAGATATTGATTTTCCTGTATTAGGAAAATTAAAATTAGGAGGATTGACACGTCTGGAAGCAATGGATCTGATCCGTCAGCGATTGAAAACCTATATATTAGATCCGGGCGTAAATATTTCATACAACAATTTTAAGGTAACCGTCGTTGGAGAGGTCGTAAAACCCGGTACATATACGTTGAATAATGAACGTGTGACTATATTTGAAGCCTTAGGACTGGCTGGAGATATGACAATGAAAGGGATGCGAAATAATGTGCTGGTCATCAGGGAGATTGATGGAACTAAGACTATGAACAGAATAGACCTTACAAAACAAGACGCACTTAATTCACCTTTCTATTATCTCGCTCAAAACGATGTAGTATATGTAGAGCCAAACGGTTCTCAGATTAGAAATGCCAATTATGGCCAGAATACCAATATCATTATCTCAATTGCGGGATTAATTATTACCATTATATCCGTTATTGTACGTTAATATTATATGACTCCAAAACCCAACCATACCCTGCCTAATGCTTCTATGGAAAGCGAAGGAGAAGAATTGAATTTAAAAGCGTTATTCGAGCAATATTTGTTTTACTGGAAATGGTTTATTATTTCCATATTTGCAATACTTGCTTTAGCCTTCTTATATCTGCGCTATACACCTAAGCAATATGCAGTAGATGCAAAGATTCTGTTACCAGATGAAAAGAGTGCAAAGGGAGAATTGGCTGGACTATCTGATCTGGCTGAAATGGCCGGTTCGTCCGCTACATCCTCACAGGTAATGGACCAGATCGATGTCTTGAAGTCCCGAAGATTAGTAGGCAAAGTGGTGGATAAATTAAATTTATCTACAAATTATAGTGTTAAAGGACGTCTGACCTCTCAGGACATTACCGAACAGCAATCTCCCTTTAAATGGGTGCTCTTGAATCAATCTTCAGAATACAGAGATTCCGTTAATGGAAACTTCATTGTAGAAGTGTTGTCAAATACAAAATTTTCACTTAAGAATCTTAAAACAAAAGAAGTAGGAACTTTTGATTTTGGAAAAAAAATCAAAACCACAATTGGAGAAATTCTACTCATTCCAAATGGGAATCAATTAGAGCTAGCTAAGAGTTTCTCCTACGGAATTACTATTGTACCAAAAAAGAAAATGGTACTGGGTCTGATTAAGGGAATTAATATTACACCTAATCAGGAAAAGCAATCTAATATTATCAACTTTTCCATGACGGCTAATTCAAAAGAAAAAGCAGAACAGATTATAGATGAACTGATCAACCAATATAATACAGATCTGACAGAGGATAAACACAAATTGACCCGTGCTACCTCTAAATTTATAGGGGATCGTCTGGCTATTATTACTGGGGACCTAACAGGTGTAGATCGGGAGGCCGAAAAATTCAAAGAAGGAAATCGCCTGACAGATATAGAGGCTGAAGCAAGGTTATATTTGGAGACGGCCAGTGAATCGGATAAAAAGGTCATGGAGCAGCAAACGCAATTAGGCCTAGTCGATTTTATGAAAGAATCTATTCAGTCTAATAATACGGAATTGTTGCCTACTAATGTGGGATTACAGGATTTATCTATAGAGAAGACAATAGCAGAATATAATAAGATGGTATTGGAGCGAGATGACATGTTAAAGTCTTCAACTCCAGAAAACCCTGTAGTAAAAAATCTGAATGATAATATCCGCGTACTCAATAATAACCTGCTTCGCTCTTTAAATAATTACAGAACTTCCGTTCAGCTTTCACTTAATGCTGCAAAAGGCAAAAAATCAGAGTTGCAGGGTAAATTAAGTAATCTCCCTCAACAGGAAAGAGGCTACCGAGATATTTCCAGACAGCAACAGATTGTAGAATCGCTCTACCTCTTCTTGCTACAGAAAAGAGAAGAGAACGAGATCAAAGCTGCTGCTACTCCTGATAATCTGAAAATAATTGATAAAGCATTTGGTTCTGATATTCCTGTTGCGCCTAAAAAGAGTATTGTATTGCTTGGGGCACTGATATTAGGAGTATTAATTCCTTTTGGAGTGTTGTACATCAAATTTCTGATGGATAATAAGGTGCATTCCAGGAAAGATATTGAAGAAAAACTATCTGCTCCTATTCTGGGAGAAGTTCCGTCTGCTAAGGATCCTATTATCAAAGAGAATGACCGTAGTTCACTGGCAGAAGCATTCCGGATTTTACGAACAAACATTTCCTTTATGCTGGGAAATCGGAAAGGAAGCTCATCTGTTATGTTCATTACTTCCACTACGTCAGGAGAAGGTAAATCCTTTGTGTCGACCAACCTTGCCCGTATTCTGGCCATGTCTGGTAAGAGTGTGGTATTGATCGGAGCTGATATACGTAGTCCGAAGGTATTGGATTATTTAGGATTATCGCATCTTCAACATACTAATATCGGAATCACACAATTCCTGATTAATCCGGAAATGCCTATTGATAACATTATTATCAAAAAGCCCGGATCTTACGATTTTGATGTCATTTATTCCGGATATGTAGCTCCTAACCCTGCTGAATTACTGATGAACGGACATTTTAATGATGTGATCGAATATTGCAGAACACATTATGACTATGTGCTTGTAGATACAGCTCCCGTGAGTCTGGTAACAGATACACTACTGATCGCTGATAATGCCGATCTTACCATTTATGTAGCCCGGGCCAATTATCTGGATAAGCGCTTGCTGAATGTTCCAAAAGAGCTGTATGAGAAAGGCAAATTGAAAAATATGGCTGTAGTGATTAATGATGTGGATTTTGCCAGAGGTTACGGCTATGGCTATGGTTACGGCTACGGCTATGGAGATACAGGTGAAGTGTCTTTACGTAAGCGCTTAAAAAATCTGATCTTCGGAAAAGATAAGAACAGAATTTAATGAATTCTATTCTATAAAGGATGCTGAGAGCGGGACGTTAAAATTGACATTCCGCTCTTCTTTTTTGGTACAAGGTCTGGGTTTATCTTGTATATTTGAGAAACACTTATTTTATATTATATGAAAAGACTTTGCATAATATTAGCTTTTATCTGTATGAGTGTTGCGGTACATGCGCAATATAAATCGAAGATTGAATTCGGAGTCAAAGGTGGATTAGCCTTCCCTACTTTTCAATTTGCTGAGGGAGGAAATCCAAGGACATACCTGTCCGGTTTTGTCGGAGGATTTATAGACCTGCCTGTTGCACAATATTTTTCAATCCAGCCTGGAGTTTCACTTGTAGGTAAAGGTTATAATGATAAATTTTTCGAAAGTGAAACGAGTTATGGTAACCTGAAGACCAGACTTTGGGTAGTTGAAATCCCTCTTCATATCGTCGGTAAGATGTTGATCGGAAATGATCAGTTGCAATTTGGTGCCGGCCCTTATATTGGATTTAACCTTTCGGGAAAACAAAA
The Sphingobacterium spiritivorum genome window above contains:
- a CDS encoding porin family protein; translation: MSVAVHAQYKSKIEFGVKGGLAFPTFQFAEGGNPRTYLSGFVGGFIDLPVAQYFSIQPGVSLVGKGYNDKFFESETSYGNLKTRLWVVEIPLHIVGKMLIGNDQLQFGAGPYIGFNLSGKQKFEGQSDVYKSGTIDFEFDGKDMKRQDYGISLMANYKFENGLLVNMGYGLGLSNLYGSNIDNTAKNRVLSLGVGIQL
- a CDS encoding polysaccharide biosynthesis/export family protein, with the protein product MNINLSRAFFFSLLLLSLIGMFSCGSRKEIIYLQPDSTQISTIYQQHIPKIQPNDILAISVSAADIKATQPFNQQNVYQMSAGSATDMAFKPTYTVDDNGDIDFPVLGKLKLGGLTRLEAMDLIRQRLKTYILDPGVNISYNNFKVTVVGEVVKPGTYTLNNERVTIFEALGLAGDMTMKGMRNNVLVIREIDGTKTMNRIDLTKQDALNSPFYYLAQNDVVYVEPNGSQIRNANYGQNTNIIISIAGLIITIISVIVR
- a CDS encoding GumC family protein: MTPKPNHTLPNASMESEGEELNLKALFEQYLFYWKWFIISIFAILALAFLYLRYTPKQYAVDAKILLPDEKSAKGELAGLSDLAEMAGSSATSSQVMDQIDVLKSRRLVGKVVDKLNLSTNYSVKGRLTSQDITEQQSPFKWVLLNQSSEYRDSVNGNFIVEVLSNTKFSLKNLKTKEVGTFDFGKKIKTTIGEILLIPNGNQLELAKSFSYGITIVPKKKMVLGLIKGINITPNQEKQSNIINFSMTANSKEKAEQIIDELINQYNTDLTEDKHKLTRATSKFIGDRLAIITGDLTGVDREAEKFKEGNRLTDIEAEARLYLETASESDKKVMEQQTQLGLVDFMKESIQSNNTELLPTNVGLQDLSIEKTIAEYNKMVLERDDMLKSSTPENPVVKNLNDNIRVLNNNLLRSLNNYRTSVQLSLNAAKGKKSELQGKLSNLPQQERGYRDISRQQQIVESLYLFLLQKREENEIKAAATPDNLKIIDKAFGSDIPVAPKKSIVLLGALILGVLIPFGVLYIKFLMDNKVHSRKDIEEKLSAPILGEVPSAKDPIIKENDRSSLAEAFRILRTNISFMLGNRKGSSSVMFITSTTSGEGKSFVSTNLARILAMSGKSVVLIGADIRSPKVLDYLGLSHLQHTNIGITQFLINPEMPIDNIIIKKPGSYDFDVIYSGYVAPNPAELLMNGHFNDVIEYCRTHYDYVLVDTAPVSLVTDTLLIADNADLTIYVARANYLDKRLLNVPKELYEKGKLKNMAVVINDVDFARGYGYGYGYGYGYGDTGEVSLRKRLKNLIFGKDKNRI